The following proteins are encoded in a genomic region of Dysgonomonadaceae bacterium PH5-43:
- a CDS encoding thioredoxin 1 (product_source=KO:K03671; cath_funfam=3.40.30.10; cog=COG3118; ko=KO:K03671; pfam=PF00085; superfamily=52833; tigrfam=TIGR01068), with protein MALQITDASFKDLLNGDLPLVVDFWAEWCGPCKAISPIVDELATEYEGKVIIGKVNVDENDDLPGDYGIRSIPTLLFFKNGELVDTHVGGATKAVLDEKIKALI; from the coding sequence ATGGCATTACAAATTACAGATGCATCTTTCAAAGATTTACTTAATGGTGATTTACCTTTAGTTGTTGACTTTTGGGCAGAATGGTGTGGCCCTTGTAAAGCTATCTCTCCTATTGTTGACGAGTTAGCAACCGAATACGAAGGAAAAGTTATTATTGGAAAAGTTAACGTTGATGAAAACGACGACCTTCCTGGCGACTATGGAATACGCAGTATACCTACTCTACTTTTCTTCAAAAATGGAGAATTAGTAGACACACACGTTGGTGGTGCTACTAAAGCAGTTCTTGACGAAAAGATAAAAGCACTTATTTAA
- a CDS encoding hypothetical protein (product_source=Hypo-rule applied; pfam=PF04357; transmembrane_helix_parts=Inside_1_6,TMhelix_7_29,Outside_30_1442), which yields MKKKIVRILLIIIAALLAVILLVYALLWVPPVQQKIKDIALKEVMKITGNQISIGNLYLRPFNKLKLDNIYVEDLSGDTLLYADKLSAGFDLFKMLDNHLLIKSVELENFVANINKDSVNGDFNFQFIIDAFSSEDNDTTSTSSMSVRIDDIKIKGGNINYDILSEPLLSDVFDYNHISINDLETDVNLKSIDIESLDVALNKFSLKERSGIVVNNIALKANSDNERININDLQIDILNSTLNVPEAWVDYSGYELKDIVAKGKYFVRSDNNSINLSDFKMFYADIAAFKEELTFSINTEGQLPEVTVNNLKANYGEGMRLKLAAYIKDFNKWENTPLELNIDYLDIYENGLEHIADFAMSGELPINVNSVNVSGNLSGRLPDININLSAKTDVGDALLNANGGYEFDSGDAQFNISLLANDFDINTILNDTVYGWAGLQAEAIGSISGSGVINARASANINRFDYNGYSYNNVNANGSYVGDSIMFIIDSKDINLPLYAEGKANIGKYNPSANIYLRADSINLDTLNIIPNVNNIIFATAIKADVKGFDLEKMYVDLTIDSLFFRNEIGEFYEPSLNLIYNAADSSSKELSINSRHITADAKGQFSYNGFIESMKETLPGVFGYPQANIKKKDEVAETFNFRIGINEINSVTDLLDLPQAIPDSIFFMGRYRNNGTDMNLSLSAYTMFTESDTIIASIILKNIEDRLGANIHIDNKSSNYDFDGGVDAEIEFLPVTSNNGMPNMNIFLNPSLLVLNETFFDLNPSRIEIRDSTYTVYDLSLSQSENPNEYIKLDGVVSASKADSLTVDVSHFQFGTVFGAMKADIPLSGEANGKITARNILSAPFILTRNLSINNIIFSGNEIGDINIKSGWNSERNGIALRATLDHPEREQSVISGFANPETDSLRLNATIKDIQMKWIEPFTEGLFYGLEGNIGANISIKGKIKTPEVSGTAYFDKSRLGINMLNTLYTITDTLYISSDRVEVKQFTLKDENNNKLVVDGKVTHNNFAKINPDISISFNNFQVMNNENKTDSLFYGNLRLNGQLKFTKQHEDYLLSGNMTHTPNSKLMINIPSSAKTADRYNFVTYVDAEGIPIAEDEIDKLAALNVNFPFRVNVNLTLNSGLHAGVVYNMATGDAAEVSGNGTIGFTYELGSPNMNLSGDFVLESGKATLSLLNITKKTLTVEEGSKLIFKGNPLNTSFDVTALYSLRADLATLDQSFSDLMSRTRIPVTVAITATGNMNNPELKYDLRIPNQPEEIQRKVSGLLYTDDIKIKQIAYLLAVGSFMPPDLNGAGNSNNLLTTVGSSALSSALNSALSGILNDNWSIGTDLKAGEDGFNDMDVDVNISTQLFDDRLTINGTIGYTNDEASTNNNLTGDFDVEYKLVPSGNIVLKAYNKTNNKYFETAPYTQGVGVVYKRNAKTFKRLFDKLIWRKEKEEK from the coding sequence GTGAAAAAGAAAATAGTACGCATATTACTGATTATTATTGCAGCTTTGTTAGCTGTGATACTTTTAGTGTATGCCTTATTGTGGGTTCCTCCAGTGCAGCAAAAGATAAAAGATATTGCTCTTAAAGAAGTAATGAAAATAACAGGAAACCAAATAAGTATAGGCAATTTATATTTACGTCCGTTTAATAAATTAAAACTCGATAATATTTATGTTGAAGATCTAAGTGGTGATACTTTATTGTATGCCGACAAACTTTCGGCAGGTTTTGATTTGTTTAAGATGTTGGATAATCACCTGCTTATAAAATCGGTAGAGCTTGAAAACTTTGTAGCTAATATTAATAAAGATAGTGTTAATGGCGATTTTAACTTTCAGTTTATAATAGATGCTTTTTCTTCGGAAGATAATGATACTACATCAACCTCTTCAATGTCTGTTCGGATTGATGATATTAAAATAAAAGGAGGGAACATTAATTACGATATTCTTTCAGAGCCTTTGCTTTCTGATGTTTTTGATTACAATCATATAAGTATAAACGATTTAGAGACCGATGTAAACTTAAAGTCTATAGATATAGAAAGTCTTGATGTTGCCTTAAACAAATTTTCTCTTAAAGAACGTAGCGGTATTGTGGTAAACAATATAGCTCTAAAGGCAAACTCAGATAATGAAAGAATTAATATCAACGATTTGCAGATTGATATTCTTAACTCAACATTAAACGTACCTGAAGCTTGGGTAGATTATAGTGGTTACGAACTTAAAGATATTGTTGCTAAGGGTAAGTACTTTGTTCGTTCAGACAATAACTCTATAAATCTTTCCGACTTTAAGATGTTTTATGCTGATATAGCTGCATTCAAAGAAGAATTAACTTTTTCGATTAATACCGAAGGGCAGTTGCCAGAAGTTACTGTTAATAACTTGAAAGCAAACTATGGCGAAGGTATGAGGCTTAAGCTTGCTGCTTATATAAAAGACTTTAATAAATGGGAAAATACACCACTCGAACTTAACATTGATTATTTAGATATTTATGAAAACGGACTTGAACATATTGCTGATTTTGCTATGTCGGGCGAACTCCCTATAAATGTTAATAGTGTAAATGTTTCTGGAAACTTAAGCGGACGCTTGCCTGATATAAATATTAACTTGTCGGCAAAAACTGATGTTGGAGATGCTTTGCTTAATGCTAATGGAGGTTATGAGTTTGATTCGGGAGATGCTCAATTTAATATTTCTCTACTTGCCAATGATTTTGACATAAACACCATACTTAATGATACTGTTTACGGTTGGGCAGGTTTGCAAGCCGAAGCTATAGGTAGTATATCTGGTTCGGGAGTAATAAATGCTCGTGCGTCTGCAAACATTAATAGATTTGATTATAATGGTTATAGCTACAACAATGTAAATGCTAATGGTAGTTATGTAGGCGATAGCATAATGTTTATTATTGATAGTAAAGATATTAATCTACCTCTGTATGCCGAAGGAAAAGCGAATATAGGGAAATATAATCCATCGGCAAATATTTATTTAAGAGCCGACTCTATTAATCTTGATACACTAAATATTATACCTAATGTTAATAATATAATATTTGCTACGGCTATTAAAGCAGATGTAAAAGGGTTCGATCTCGAGAAAATGTATGTCGATTTAACTATCGACAGCTTGTTCTTTCGGAATGAAATAGGAGAGTTTTACGAACCGTCATTAAATTTAATATATAATGCAGCAGATAGTAGTAGTAAAGAGCTTAGTATAAATTCTCGTCATATAACAGCTGATGCTAAGGGACAGTTTTCTTACAATGGTTTTATTGAATCAATGAAAGAAACTCTGCCGGGTGTGTTTGGTTATCCCCAAGCTAATATAAAAAAGAAAGATGAAGTTGCTGAAACATTTAACTTCCGTATAGGAATTAATGAAATTAACTCTGTAACTGATTTGTTGGATCTGCCGCAGGCTATACCCGATTCTATTTTCTTTATGGGTAGATATAGAAACAATGGAACGGATATGAATCTTTCGTTAAGTGCTTATACTATGTTTACCGAGTCGGATACTATTATTGCAAGTATTATTCTTAAAAATATAGAAGATAGGTTGGGGGCTAACATTCATATTGATAACAAATCATCTAATTATGACTTCGATGGAGGTGTTGATGCTGAAATAGAGTTTCTTCCAGTTACATCAAATAACGGAATGCCAAATATGAATATATTTCTTAATCCTTCGTTGTTGGTATTGAACGAAACATTCTTCGACCTAAATCCTTCACGAATAGAAATAAGAGACAGTACATATACGGTTTACGATTTATCTTTGTCTCAGTCTGAAAATCCTAATGAGTATATAAAATTAGATGGAGTAGTATCGGCATCTAAAGCAGATAGCTTAACTGTAGATGTGTCGCACTTTCAATTTGGTACAGTATTCGGGGCAATGAAAGCCGATATACCTTTGTCTGGTGAAGCTAATGGTAAGATTACTGCACGTAATATTTTATCAGCTCCATTTATACTAACAAGAAATTTATCAATCAATAATATTATATTCTCAGGTAACGAAATAGGAGATATAAATATAAAAAGTGGTTGGAATAGCGAACGTAATGGAATAGCTTTACGTGCAACGTTGGATCACCCCGAAAGAGAACAATCTGTAATATCTGGCTTTGCAAATCCCGAAACGGATTCGCTAAGGCTTAATGCTACAATAAAAGATATTCAGATGAAGTGGATAGAACCATTTACCGAAGGCTTGTTTTATGGCTTGGAAGGAAATATAGGTGCTAATATATCTATTAAAGGTAAAATTAAAACGCCAGAAGTTAGTGGCACTGCTTATTTCGATAAATCTCGCTTAGGGATTAATATGCTCAATACTCTTTACACTATTACCGACACTCTTTATATTAGTTCTGATAGGGTAGAGGTTAAGCAGTTTACGCTTAAAGATGAGAATAATAATAAGTTGGTGGTCGATGGTAAGGTTACTCACAACAATTTTGCAAAAATCAATCCAGATATATCTATAAGTTTCAATAACTTTCAGGTGATGAATAATGAGAATAAAACAGATAGCTTATTTTATGGTAACTTACGACTTAATGGTCAACTTAAGTTTACAAAGCAGCACGAAGATTATCTGTTGTCGGGAAATATGACTCATACTCCTAATTCAAAACTTATGATTAATATACCTTCATCGGCTAAAACTGCTGATAGATATAACTTTGTTACTTATGTTGATGCCGAAGGTATTCCTATTGCTGAAGACGAAATAGATAAGTTGGCTGCACTTAATGTAAACTTTCCTTTTAGAGTAAACGTAAATTTAACTCTAAACTCAGGCTTACACGCTGGAGTTGTTTATAATATGGCTACTGGCGATGCAGCCGAAGTGTCGGGTAATGGAACTATAGGATTTACTTATGAGCTTGGTTCTCCTAATATGAATCTTTCGGGCGATTTTGTGCTCGAATCGGGCAAGGCTACTCTATCATTACTTAATATAACAAAGAAAACATTAACGGTAGAAGAGGGTAGTAAACTTATATTTAAAGGAAACCCACTTAATACATCGTTTGATGTTACTGCTTTATATTCTTTAAGAGCCGACCTTGCAACTTTAGACCAAAGTTTTAGCGACTTAATGTCGAGAACTCGTATTCCTGTAACTGTTGCTATTACGGCTACTGGCAATATGAATAATCCAGAACTAAAATATGATTTACGTATACCTAATCAACCTGAAGAGATACAACGTAAAGTATCGGGATTGCTATATACAGATGATATAAAGATTAAACAAATTGCTTACTTGCTTGCTGTTGGAAGCTTTATGCCTCCCGACTTAAATGGAGCAGGAAATAGTAATAATCTTCTTACAACTGTAGGTTCGAGTGCTTTAAGTTCTGCTCTTAATTCTGCTCTGTCGGGAATACTTAACGATAACTGGAGTATAGGTACAGACCTTAAAGCTGGTGAAGATGGATTTAATGATATGGACGTTGATGTAAACATATCAACTCAATTATTTGATGATAGACTAACTATTAATGGTACTATCGGATATACTAACGATGAGGCTTCGACTAATAATAATCTTACTGGCGACTTCGATGTGGAATATAAGTTAGTGCCATCGGGTAATATAGTGCTTAAGGCTTACAATAAAACAAATAATAAATACTTCGAAACAGCTCCTTATACTCAAGGAGTAGGGGTGGTGTATAAAAGAAATGCAAAAACATTTAAGCGACTCTTTGATAAACTTATTTGGAGAAAAGAAAAAGAAGAAAAATGA
- a CDS encoding outer membrane protein assembly factor BamA (product_source=COG4775; cog=COG4775; pfam=PF01103; transmembrane_helix_parts=Inside_1_18,TMhelix_19_41,Outside_42_789), whose product MRKIKDVIWALDILIKRRVLLFSISLCFVFLYSCNTTKYVPDGEYLLDKVSINVLDKTSTEMLLMPYVQQTPNGSTSVGIYNLVNNDSNFFKKAIRKLGAPAIIYKNSLTELSVEELTAQMRNIGYLNAEVTAKVDTTYDKKKASVTYTVIGREPYRVRNFKNNISILEARPDNTPRRSFMNTLRKFRNTSKQDTLSNQQHRGYISTINEGSIFDMNALEIEINRVTNALRNRGYYNFTADKVHFLVDTALMSNQVDITMVLSDSTNIESYTIKRVNVYTGFDPAERDTYVIADSVNKKGINIYYNKSKYLRPNVIANRVLMRPDDLYRDRLGNNTFNLFQSLSGMGRVDIQYEENNYADSTLLDCNIFLTPGNNHSVQLGVEGTNKAGDLGVALDVTYGNANIFNGGEIFNVNFRTSYEFVRSKNNDAVNNNFYEIGVTPSFTFPRVHLPLVNKWLSNRFTSTTTYSLGYNIQRRPEFTRNFFNFNWKFGWTNQSRNLTQSLTLLDVNYVNMPWVSDFFKDYLSGIDPLTRYSYDDVFTAGLGYSLVYTNAQKTRNVSHKPYTIRFNAETSGNALSGLFSAFNANKSENGKYNIMGNPFAQYVKGNIEFSQNIPLSLSSKIAYRVGLGVAYPYGNSSIMPFEKRYFAGGPNSVRGWSTRYLGPGSFNSSESGNIALHVGDINFITTVEYRQKLTSWFEPAIFIDAGNIWTIKEYESQPNGYFQWDRFYKEIAVATGIGLRFDLSFLVVRLDAGTRVYDPARTEGDRFVLFRKKFLKNSALHFAIGYPF is encoded by the coding sequence ATGAGAAAGATAAAAGATGTAATTTGGGCTTTGGATATTCTTATAAAGAGGAGAGTGCTTTTATTCTCTATCTCTCTATGTTTTGTATTTCTCTATTCTTGTAATACTACGAAGTACGTACCTGATGGTGAATATCTATTAGATAAAGTAAGTATAAATGTTTTGGATAAAACATCTACCGAAATGTTGTTGATGCCTTATGTTCAGCAAACGCCTAACGGCTCAACTTCAGTAGGTATTTATAATCTGGTAAACAACGATTCAAACTTTTTCAAGAAAGCAATTCGTAAGCTTGGAGCTCCTGCTATTATATATAAAAATAGTTTGACCGAATTGTCGGTTGAAGAACTTACTGCTCAAATGCGTAACATAGGTTATCTTAATGCGGAAGTAACTGCCAAAGTAGATACTACTTACGATAAAAAGAAAGCATCTGTTACGTATACGGTTATAGGTCGTGAGCCATATCGTGTACGAAACTTCAAGAACAATATTTCTATTTTAGAAGCTCGCCCTGATAATACTCCACGTCGTAGCTTTATGAATACTTTGCGAAAATTCAGGAATACCTCAAAGCAAGATACGCTATCAAACCAACAACATCGTGGTTATATAAGCACTATAAATGAAGGCTCTATCTTTGATATGAACGCTTTAGAAATAGAGATAAACCGAGTAACTAACGCTCTAAGGAATAGAGGTTATTATAATTTCACTGCCGATAAAGTACACTTCTTAGTAGATACTGCTCTTATGTCGAATCAGGTTGATATTACTATGGTTTTATCAGATAGCACTAATATAGAGTCTTATACAATAAAAAGAGTTAATGTATATACAGGCTTCGACCCTGCCGAAAGAGATACTTATGTTATCGCTGATTCTGTAAATAAAAAGGGTATTAATATTTATTACAACAAGTCGAAATACTTGCGCCCAAACGTTATAGCCAATAGAGTGCTTATGCGTCCTGATGATTTATATAGGGATAGGTTGGGTAATAATACGTTTAATCTATTTCAGTCGCTTAGCGGAATGGGTAGGGTAGACATTCAGTATGAAGAAAATAACTATGCAGATTCAACTTTGCTCGATTGTAATATATTTCTTACTCCCGGTAACAATCATTCTGTACAACTGGGTGTAGAGGGCACTAATAAAGCAGGCGACTTAGGCGTTGCTTTAGATGTAACTTATGGTAATGCTAATATATTTAATGGAGGAGAGATATTTAATGTTAATTTTCGTACATCATACGAGTTTGTACGTTCTAAAAATAACGATGCTGTAAACAATAACTTTTATGAGATAGGTGTAACTCCTTCGTTTACTTTTCCAAGGGTGCATTTGCCATTAGTGAATAAATGGCTTTCTAACCGCTTTACTTCAACTACTACTTATAGTTTGGGTTACAATATTCAGCGTAGACCAGAGTTTACGCGAAACTTTTTCAACTTTAATTGGAAGTTTGGGTGGACTAATCAAAGTCGTAACTTAACTCAAAGTTTAACATTGCTTGATGTAAACTATGTGAATATGCCTTGGGTGTCAGACTTTTTCAAAGATTACTTAAGTGGAATAGACCCTCTTACGAGATATAGTTATGATGATGTATTTACAGCAGGCTTAGGTTATAGTCTTGTATATACAAATGCTCAGAAAACAAGAAACGTAAGTCATAAACCGTATACAATAAGATTTAATGCAGAAACATCGGGTAATGCATTGAGTGGTTTGTTTTCGGCTTTTAATGCAAATAAGTCGGAAAATGGTAAATACAATATTATGGGTAATCCCTTTGCTCAGTATGTGAAAGGAAATATAGAGTTTTCTCAGAATATACCTTTGTCGTTGTCGAGCAAAATAGCTTATCGTGTAGGTTTAGGGGTTGCTTATCCTTATGGTAATTCGTCTATTATGCCTTTCGAGAAAAGATACTTTGCCGGAGGTCCAAATAGTGTTAGGGGGTGGAGTACGCGTTACTTAGGACCAGGTTCGTTCAATTCATCAGAGAGTGGAAATATTGCTCTTCACGTTGGAGATATAAATTTTATAACAACCGTAGAGTATAGACAGAAACTTACATCTTGGTTCGAGCCTGCAATATTTATTGATGCTGGTAATATATGGACTATAAAAGAATACGAAAGCCAACCTAATGGATACTTTCAGTGGGATAGATTTTATAAAGAGATAGCGGTAGCAACTGGTATCGGATTGCGTTTCGACTTAAGCTTTCTTGTGGTTCGCCTAGATGCAGGCACTCGTGTTTACGATCCTGCAAGAACCGAAGGAGATCGTTTTGTTTTATTCCGTAAGAAATTCCTCAAAAACTCAGCATTACACTTCGCTATAGGTTATCCGTTCTAA